A stretch of the Methanosphaera sp. genome encodes the following:
- a CDS encoding ArsR family transcriptional regulator, giving the protein MNLEAVLDVIGCKTRRDILALLTEEPKFVSEISQQLNIGQKAIIGHLKAMEELGLINPSYKKIERGRPRKYYEITQGIEIKIFIKPDNIKMHMMGEEFTELYNIEERLYSGDITAIDDLKVLIEKYKSALTYAEDLLRQVEYPKQKQEKKKTIITDIRKAIPEYKYE; this is encoded by the coding sequence ATGAATCTTGAAGCAGTACTCGATGTAATAGGATGTAAAACAAGACGAGACATCCTTGCATTACTAACTGAAGAACCAAAATTTGTAAGTGAAATATCACAACAACTCAATATTGGTCAAAAAGCAATAATAGGACACCTAAAAGCAATGGAAGAATTAGGTCTCATAAACCCCAGCTACAAAAAAATAGAAAGAGGAAGACCAAGAAAATACTATGAAATAACACAAGGAATAGAAATCAAGATCTTCATCAAACCAGACAACATCAAAATGCACATGATGGGAGAAGAATTCACAGAACTATACAACATAGAAGAAAGACTATATAGTGGAGATATCACAGCAATAGACGATCTTAAAGTATTAATAGAAAAATATAAAAGTGCACTAACATATGCAGAAGATCTTCTACGACAAGTAGAATATCCAAAACAAAAACAAGAAAAGAAAAAGACCATAATAACAGATATAAGAAAAGCAATTCCTGAATACAAATATGAATAA
- the frhD gene encoding coenzyme F420-reducing hydrogenase, FrhD protein: protein MTYDAEVLIVGCGNVLFKDDGFGPAAIKEIEEHLDERPIPDNAMTIDAGTSAPHYLFSLPNPMWKKIIILDIANFGGQPGDVKILSKDEVPEGKYQDPHSLSVADPLELTEAEIIIVACQPEEVSSPYVEYGLSDSVQKALPKAIDMVYDILEGKL from the coding sequence TTGACATACGATGCAGAAGTTTTAATTGTAGGTTGTGGAAATGTATTATTTAAAGATGATGGATTTGGACCTGCAGCAATTAAAGAAATTGAAGAACACTTAGATGAAAGACCAATACCTGATAATGCTATGACAATAGATGCAGGAACTAGTGCTCCACATTATCTATTTTCACTACCTAATCCGATGTGGAAGAAGATTATTATACTTGATATTGCAAACTTTGGTGGACAACCTGGTGATGTGAAAATATTATCAAAAGATGAAGTACCTGAAGGAAAATACCAGGATCCACACTCCCTTTCTGTTGCTGATCCTCTTGAATTAACAGAAGCAGAAATTATTATTGTTGCATGTCAACCTGAGGAAGTATCATCTCCTTATGTGGAATATGGTCTTTCAGATTCTGTTCAAAAAGCATTACCTAAAGCAATTGACATGGTATATGATATCTTAGAAGGTAAGTTATAG
- the dnaK gene encoding molecular chaperone DnaK: MAEEKVIGIDLGTSNSAAAALVGGKPTIIPSAEGATQYGKSFPSYVAFTEEGEVLVGEPARRQAVTNPESTISAIKRHMGSDYTVNIKGKDYTPQEISALILQKIKKDAEAFLGEPVNKAVITVPAYFDDNQRTATIDAGKIAGLDVLRLVNEPTAASLAYGLDKTDEEDVNILVFDLGGGTLDVTIMEFGEGIFEVKSTSGDTQLGGTDMDTALMKYLADEFEKENGVDLLNDDQSAQRLREAAEKAKIELSTTLTTDINLPFITATEKGPLHLNTTLTRAKLEEIVDPIIKRCGAPIQQAIDDAKLDGAIDKIILVGGPTRMPSIQKYVENFVGQKVERGIDPMECVASGAAIQGGVLAGEIDDLVLLDVTPLSLSIETMGGVATKLIERNTTIPTKKSQIFTTAADSQTSVDIHVVQGERPMANDNTTLGRFQLVGIPAAPRGTPQIEVTFDIDSNGIINVSAKDQGTGKEQKITITASNKLSDEEIEEKIKEAEAHAEEDKKRQEEIEIRNTADSLVYTVDKTIEELGEQLAEDKKTLLKDQQKDLQDAIAADDIDQIKEKSDVLDKTIQEIGAEIYQQAAQAQQAQEQAQQQAQGQPNNDAAADDDTIDADFQK, from the coding sequence ATGGCAGAAGAAAAAGTTATAGGAATAGACTTAGGAACAAGTAACTCAGCAGCAGCAGCTTTAGTTGGAGGAAAACCAACAATCATACCAAGTGCTGAAGGAGCAACCCAATACGGAAAATCATTCCCAAGTTATGTAGCATTTACAGAAGAAGGAGAAGTACTTGTAGGAGAACCAGCAAGAAGACAAGCAGTAACAAACCCAGAAAGTACAATCAGTGCAATTAAAAGACACATGGGATCAGACTACACAGTAAACATAAAAGGAAAAGACTACACACCACAAGAAATCTCAGCATTAATCTTACAAAAAATCAAAAAAGATGCAGAAGCATTCCTCGGAGAACCAGTAAACAAAGCAGTAATTACAGTACCAGCATACTTCGATGACAACCAAAGAACTGCAACAATTGATGCAGGTAAAATCGCAGGACTTGACGTATTAAGACTTGTAAACGAACCTACAGCAGCATCACTTGCATACGGACTTGACAAAACAGATGAAGAAGACGTAAACATACTTGTATTCGACCTTGGTGGAGGTACACTTGATGTAACAATCATGGAATTCGGAGAAGGAATCTTCGAAGTAAAATCAACAAGTGGAGATACCCAACTTGGTGGAACAGACATGGATACAGCTTTAATGAAATACTTAGCTGATGAATTTGAAAAAGAAAACGGAGTAGACTTACTTAACGATGATCAATCAGCACAACGTCTCAGAGAAGCAGCAGAAAAAGCAAAAATCGAACTTTCAACAACACTCACAACAGACATCAACCTTCCATTCATTACAGCAACAGAAAAAGGACCACTTCACCTTAACACAACATTAACACGTGCAAAACTCGAAGAAATTGTAGATCCAATCATCAAAAGATGTGGAGCACCAATCCAACAAGCAATTGACGATGCAAAACTTGACGGAGCAATCGATAAAATCATCCTCGTAGGTGGACCTACAAGAATGCCATCAATCCAAAAATACGTAGAAAACTTCGTAGGACAAAAAGTAGAAAGAGGAATCGACCCAATGGAATGTGTAGCATCAGGAGCAGCAATCCAAGGTGGAGTACTTGCAGGAGAAATCGATGACTTAGTACTTCTTGATGTAACACCATTATCATTAAGTATTGAAACAATGGGAGGAGTTGCAACAAAACTTATTGAAAGAAACACAACAATCCCAACTAAGAAAAGTCAAATATTCACAACAGCAGCAGACAGCCAGACAAGTGTAGACATCCACGTAGTTCAAGGGGAAAGACCAATGGCAAACGACAACACTACACTTGGAAGATTCCAACTTGTAGGAATACCAGCAGCACCAAGAGGAACACCACAAATTGAAGTAACATTCGATATTGACTCAAACGGTATAATCAATGTATCAGCAAAAGATCAAGGAACAGGAAAAGAACAAAAAATAACAATCACAGCATCAAACAAACTCTCTGATGAAGAAATCGAAGAAAAAATCAAAGAAGCAGAAGCACACGCAGAAGAAGACAAAAAACGTCAAGAAGAAATCGAAATCAGAAACACAGCAGACTCACTTGTATACACAGTTGATAAAACAATTGAAGAACTAGGAGAACAATTAGCTGAAGATAAGAAAACATTACTTAAAGATCAACAAAAAGATCTTCAAGATGCAATTGCAGCTGATGACATAGATCAAATCAAAGAAAAATCAGATGTACTTGATAAAACAATTCAAGAAATCGGAGCAGAAATCTATCAACAAGCAGCACAAGCACAACAAGCACAAGAACAAGCACAACAACAAGCACAAGGACAACCAAACAATGATGCAGCAGCAGATGATGACACAATCGATGCTGACTTCCAGAAATAG
- the hypF gene encoding carbamoyltransferase HypF — protein sequence MKYMASLLVEGIVQGVGFRPTVYRIAKSMNLTGYVRNMGNIVEILIEGTKTDVENFPDELKQRKPIRSQINNIKIDIKQQDTSNYDDFIIKESSDNLSGSAVIPPDMSICDECLNEIFTQDDRHNKYPFTACTNCGPRFTLIDKVPYDRKNTTMDEFPLCNECNDEYEDPIDRRYHAEATCCPECGPEVFLYKDEIIKCDDPIKMASKLIDEGNILAIKGIGGTHLVCKTTTDDAIEKLRNRLGRQTQAFACMVPDIETARGFVDITDMEEKSLTSVERPIVVVDKNENYYLSDMIAPGLHNQGIMLPYTGLHYLLFKYTDEPAYIMTSANLPGNPMLIDNDEIISNLEGIADYYLLHNRKILNRCDDSVIRFRNNKPVFIRRSRGYTPKPYDFKSIDTTHNMLALGPELDVTFSILKDGRCYPSQHIGNTSKIKTIDFMKDAIAHLMKLTKTENLDYIVCDMHPEFNTTKLAKQISKEHDIPLIQIQHHQAHAASVMVEHQIDKAVIITSDGVGYGEDGSIWGGEVLYLDSTGEYINFGGLKKQPMPGGDLSTKYPIRMALAILSTVIDHEELRKLMKENYSDLFKYNEREVDITLKQLENNFNTAQTSSMGRILDSISVLLKVSQNRGYEGECSMKLESAAIGADGEYDLKVDISKDETDGRYIADTSKLLCDIVELIQKDCDINKIAYSSQKALADVMAKIAIKCAKEMNTNYIGITGGVFYNKFISEYTKKVIEENGFKFIENENSCAGDGSVSVGECAIAAWKINNK from the coding sequence ATGAAATACATGGCATCATTATTAGTTGAAGGAATAGTACAAGGAGTAGGATTTAGACCAACAGTATATAGAATAGCAAAGTCCATGAATCTTACAGGATATGTACGAAATATGGGAAATATTGTTGAAATCTTAATTGAAGGAACCAAAACAGATGTAGAAAACTTTCCAGATGAACTAAAACAAAGAAAGCCAATAAGATCACAGATAAACAATATCAAAATCGATATAAAACAACAAGATACATCCAACTATGATGATTTCATAATTAAAGAAAGTAGTGATAACCTCAGTGGATCAGCTGTAATACCACCAGATATGAGTATATGTGATGAATGTCTAAATGAAATATTCACACAAGATGATCGTCATAACAAATATCCCTTCACAGCATGTACAAACTGTGGACCAAGATTTACACTAATTGACAAAGTACCATATGACCGGAAAAATACAACAATGGATGAATTTCCACTATGTAATGAATGCAATGATGAATATGAAGATCCTATAGATAGACGATATCATGCAGAGGCAACATGCTGTCCTGAATGTGGACCTGAAGTATTTCTATATAAAGATGAAATTATAAAATGTGATGATCCAATAAAAATGGCATCAAAACTAATAGATGAGGGAAATATTCTTGCAATAAAAGGAATTGGAGGAACACACCTTGTATGTAAAACAACAACAGATGATGCAATAGAAAAACTAAGAAACAGGCTAGGACGACAAACACAGGCATTTGCATGTATGGTGCCAGATATAGAAACAGCAAGAGGATTTGTAGATATAACAGATATGGAAGAAAAGTCACTAACATCAGTTGAAAGACCAATAGTTGTAGTTGATAAAAATGAAAACTACTACCTATCTGACATGATTGCACCAGGACTTCACAATCAGGGAATAATGCTACCATATACAGGACTACACTACTTACTTTTTAAATATACAGATGAACCAGCATATATTATGACATCAGCAAATCTACCAGGAAATCCAATGCTAATAGACAATGATGAAATAATATCAAATCTTGAAGGTATTGCAGACTACTACCTGCTTCATAACAGGAAAATATTAAATCGTTGTGATGATAGTGTAATACGATTTAGAAACAACAAGCCAGTATTTATAAGACGTTCAAGAGGATATACACCAAAACCATACGACTTTAAAAGTATTGACACAACACATAACATGCTAGCACTTGGACCTGAACTTGATGTTACATTTTCAATACTAAAGGATGGACGATGCTACCCATCACAACACATAGGAAACACATCAAAAATAAAAACAATAGACTTCATGAAAGATGCAATAGCACACCTAATGAAGCTTACAAAAACAGAAAATCTAGACTACATAGTATGTGATATGCATCCTGAATTTAATACAACAAAGCTTGCAAAACAAATAAGTAAAGAACATGATATTCCACTCATACAAATACAACACCACCAGGCACATGCAGCAAGTGTAATGGTAGAACATCAAATAGATAAAGCTGTAATAATAACATCAGATGGAGTAGGATATGGAGAAGATGGCTCAATTTGGGGAGGAGAAGTATTATATCTTGATTCAACTGGTGAATATATAAACTTTGGAGGACTTAAAAAACAGCCAATGCCAGGAGGAGATCTAAGTACAAAGTATCCAATACGTATGGCACTTGCAATACTTTCAACAGTAATAGATCATGAAGAACTTAGAAAACTAATGAAAGAAAACTACTCAGATCTCTTCAAATACAATGAACGTGAAGTAGACATAACACTAAAACAACTAGAAAACAACTTCAACACAGCACAAACAAGTAGTATGGGACGTATACTTGATAGTATAAGTGTACTTCTAAAGGTAAGCCAAAATCGTGGATATGAAGGTGAATGTTCCATGAAGCTTGAATCAGCAGCAATAGGAGCAGATGGTGAATATGATCTTAAAGTAGACATATCAAAAGATGAAACTGATGGTCGCTATATTGCAGATACAAGCAAACTACTATGTGATATAGTAGAATTAATTCAAAAAGACTGTGACATTAATAAAATTGCATACTCATCACAAAAAGCATTAGCAGATGTTATGGCAAAAATAGCAATAAAATGTGCAAAAGAGATGAATACCAACTACATTGGAATAACAGGTGGAGTATTTTATAATAAATTCATATCAGAATATACAAAAAAAGTCATAGAAGAAAATGGATTTAAATTTATAGAAAATGAAAATAGCTGTGCAGGAGATGGAAGTGTATCTGTTGGTGAATGTGCAATAGCTGCATGGAAAATAAATAATAAATAA
- a CDS encoding M24 family metallopeptidase yields the protein MLEKYEKAGEIASKVRNEAAKKIKAGVKVGDIVDFVETSIKDTGAGLSFPCNVSINQIAAHYTADPGDETLFCRGDIVKLDLGAEVDGYISDTAVTVIVEGENADNTDEDGNLINMPGRLDNGDVEVSEEEIELRQQIKEASSSALENAISIIRDGTTLNEIGEIVQKTIQDMGFMPIVNLSGHSLERNNLHAGLSIPNYPDGSDHKLQEGDHIAVEPFATNGIGEVNDLPNAYIYSYLRNRPLRQPDARKLLKDISVNNTYFPFSKRALIDKYPDLKSLNRAMRPLLVSRSIYPYSALKEKTDGMVAQTEHTLIVEKDSCEITTL from the coding sequence ATGTTAGAAAAATATGAAAAAGCAGGAGAAATTGCTTCAAAAGTAAGAAATGAAGCAGCAAAAAAAATTAAAGCAGGAGTAAAAGTTGGTGACATTGTTGATTTTGTTGAAACATCAATAAAAGATACAGGTGCAGGATTATCATTCCCATGTAATGTGTCAATTAACCAGATTGCAGCACACTATACAGCAGATCCTGGTGATGAAACACTTTTCTGTAGAGGAGATATTGTAAAACTTGACCTTGGAGCTGAAGTTGATGGTTACATTTCAGATACTGCTGTAACTGTAATTGTTGAAGGTGAAAATGCAGACAATACAGATGAAGATGGTAACTTAATTAACATGCCAGGACGTCTTGATAATGGTGATGTTGAAGTTTCAGAAGAAGAAATTGAATTAAGACAACAAATTAAAGAAGCATCAAGTAGTGCTCTTGAAAATGCTATTAGTATTATACGTGATGGTACAACACTGAATGAAATTGGTGAAATTGTACAAAAAACAATACAAGATATGGGATTTATGCCTATTGTTAATCTTTCAGGTCATAGTCTTGAAAGAAATAATTTACATGCAGGTCTTTCAATTCCTAACTATCCTGATGGAAGTGATCATAAGCTTCAAGAAGGAGATCATATTGCAGTTGAACCATTTGCAACAAATGGTATTGGTGAAGTTAATGATCTTCCAAATGCATACATCTACTCATACCTTAGAAACAGACCCTTAAGACAGCCTGATGCAAGAAAGCTTCTTAAAGATATTAGTGTAAATAATACTTATTTCCCATTTTCAAAAAGAGCTTTAATTGATAAATATCCTGACCTTAAAAGTCTTAACCGTGCTATGAGACCACTTCTTGTTTCACGTTCAATCTATCCTTACAGTGCTCTTAAAGAAAAAACAGATGGTATGGTAGCTCAAACTGAACATACACTTATTGTTGAAAAAGATAGTTGTGAAATTACAACATTATAG
- the dnaJ gene encoding molecular chaperone DnaJ: protein MADKKDYYEVLGVDRDADQKTIKKAYRKLAMKYHPDVNDGDKDAEEKFKEVSEAYGVLSDESKRQRYDQFGHAGMDGYSQEDIFNNINFEDIFGGFGGSSGGFGSIFDLFGFGGGSSGQRVERGSDLVQTLNITLEEVATGTSKEISVTHRKLCPTCNGSKAEPNSAVNTCSQCNGSGQVRQVQNTPLGQFATVSECPTCHGEGKVIENKCHDCLGSGLKKITEKITINIPAGVETGTKLRVTGEGDDSVNGGVSGDLYVTINVLKHDLFTRNGQDLYYELPISYVQACLGDQVEVPTIDGKNAKLTIPAGTQTETSFKLRNEGLKHVKWSGVGNLYVKVHVVVPKQLSEKQKDILKDFAHESGDEISEVRQGFFDKVKETLNK, encoded by the coding sequence ATGGCAGATAAGAAAGATTATTATGAAGTATTAGGTGTAGACCGTGATGCTGACCAGAAAACAATAAAAAAAGCATATCGTAAACTTGCAATGAAATATCACCCTGATGTAAATGATGGTGATAAGGATGCTGAAGAAAAATTCAAAGAAGTAAGTGAAGCATACGGTGTACTATCAGATGAAAGTAAAAGACAAAGATATGATCAGTTTGGTCATGCAGGAATGGATGGATATTCACAAGAAGACATATTCAACAACATAAACTTTGAAGACATCTTTGGTGGATTTGGAGGTTCATCAGGTGGATTTGGAAGTATTTTTGACTTATTTGGATTTGGTGGAGGATCATCAGGACAAAGAGTAGAACGTGGAAGTGACCTTGTACAGACACTTAACATTACACTTGAAGAGGTAGCAACAGGAACATCAAAAGAAATTAGTGTAACCCACAGAAAACTCTGTCCAACATGTAATGGTTCAAAAGCAGAACCAAACTCTGCTGTAAATACATGTAGTCAATGTAATGGGTCAGGACAGGTAAGACAAGTACAAAATACACCACTTGGACAGTTTGCAACAGTATCAGAATGTCCAACATGTCATGGTGAAGGTAAAGTTATTGAAAATAAATGTCATGACTGTCTTGGTAGTGGACTTAAAAAGATTACAGAAAAAATCACAATCAACATACCAGCAGGTGTAGAAACTGGAACTAAACTAAGAGTAACAGGTGAAGGTGATGATTCTGTAAATGGTGGAGTAAGTGGAGATTTATATGTTACAATCAATGTCCTAAAACATGATCTTTTCACAAGAAATGGACAGGACTTATACTATGAACTTCCAATAAGCTATGTACAAGCATGTCTTGGTGATCAGGTAGAAGTTCCAACAATTGATGGTAAAAATGCAAAACTTACAATACCAGCAGGTACACAGACAGAAACCTCATTTAAACTAAGAAATGAAGGACTTAAACATGTAAAATGGTCTGGTGTTGGAAACTTATATGTAAAAGTACATGTTGTTGTTCCAAAACAATTATCAGAAAAACAAAAAGACATACTCAAAGACTTTGCACATGAAAGTGGAGATGAAATCTCTGAGGTAAGACAAGGATTCTTTGATAAAGTAAAAGAAACCTTAAATAAATAA
- a CDS encoding DNA cytosine methyltransferase: MKVASFFSGIGGLDKGFQNVGYEIVFANDNWSGCWQTYEYNQHLEMNKKSIEDITADEIPTVDGFIGGPPCQSWSLAGSMRGIKDPRGQLLYEYLRLIKQKKPKFFLMENVPGMVCKTHKDEFDKFTENLRTIGYTLHYQVLNASDYNVPQDRKRVFIVGFRNELEVNFKFPKPYKSKVTLRDAIGNMEEPLATQKDSIDEVELPLINHEYMLGDFSSMYMSRNRVRSWDEQSFTIQASGRHAPCHPQANKMIKVDKDKRIFDPSTPKPYRRLSVRECARIQTFDDDYKFFYKKINDGYKMIGNAVPVKLAEELAKAIKEALN; the protein is encoded by the coding sequence ATGAAAGTAGCATCATTTTTCTCAGGAATTGGTGGACTTGATAAAGGATTTCAAAATGTAGGATATGAAATAGTCTTTGCAAATGATAACTGGAGTGGATGTTGGCAGACATATGAATACAACCAACACCTAGAAATGAATAAGAAATCCATAGAAGATATAACAGCAGATGAAATACCTACTGTTGATGGGTTTATTGGAGGACCTCCATGTCAAAGTTGGAGTCTTGCAGGAAGTATGCGTGGAATTAAAGATCCTAGAGGTCAACTTTTATATGAATATCTACGCCTAATAAAACAAAAAAAGCCTAAATTCTTTTTAATGGAAAATGTACCTGGAATGGTGTGTAAAACTCATAAAGATGAATTTGATAAATTTACAGAAAATCTTAGAACTATTGGATATACACTTCACTACCAAGTTTTAAATGCTAGTGACTATAATGTTCCACAGGATAGAAAACGAGTATTTATTGTTGGATTTAGAAATGAACTTGAAGTTAACTTTAAATTTCCAAAGCCATATAAATCTAAAGTTACACTAAGAGATGCTATTGGTAATATGGAAGAACCACTAGCTACACAGAAAGATAGCATAGATGAAGTAGAACTTCCCCTTATAAATCATGAATATATGCTTGGTGATTTTTCATCAATGTATATGTCAAGAAATAGGGTTAGATCATGGGATGAACAATCATTTACAATTCAAGCAAGTGGAAGACATGCACCTTGTCATCCTCAAGCAAATAAGATGATAAAAGTAGATAAAGATAAACGTATATTTGATCCTTCTACACCTAAGCCATATAGAAGATTATCTGTACGTGAATGTGCAAGAATTCAAACATTTGATGATGATTATAAATTCTTTTATAAAAAAATAAATGATGGATATAAAATGATAGGTAATGCTGTACCTGTAAAATTAGCAGAAGAATTAGCAAAAGCCATAAAAGAGGCTTTAAACTAA
- a CDS encoding NgoPII family restriction endonuclease codes for MKTNILKAILNIKKNSEFNFNKLYPPKSDINLENEIQNVGKGLEYFIKDSFADSYSIINKEDEYEKYFSYLGNSNNPPDFMIANGDAVEVKKVNGFPKEIQLNSSTPKSNLYSNDSLITETCKNCEKWDKKDLIYSIGSFENRTSCLKFLFLVYGDCYIADNTLYSNFKKLLQDTISVIPNTQKTNELGRINQIDNLGISKLRIRGMWIISNPFHIFKDQLNYNKNNQEFTVVSLMKKEKFLSFPQEDRESILNDEDIITSFIKIKDPNEVDSMMDAVLIRWDKL; via the coding sequence ATGAAAACTAATATTCTAAAAGCAATTTTAAATATAAAAAAGAATTCTGAATTTAATTTCAATAAGTTGTATCCTCCAAAATCAGATATTAATCTTGAAAATGAAATACAGAATGTTGGAAAAGGTTTAGAATACTTTATAAAAGATTCTTTTGCTGATTCATATAGTATTATAAATAAGGAAGATGAATATGAGAAATATTTTTCATATCTTGGAAATTCAAATAATCCACCTGATTTTATGATAGCTAATGGAGATGCAGTTGAAGTTAAAAAAGTTAATGGTTTTCCTAAAGAAATTCAATTAAATAGTTCTACACCAAAATCAAATCTATATTCTAATGATTCACTCATAACAGAAACATGTAAAAACTGTGAAAAATGGGATAAAAAAGATTTAATATACTCAATTGGTAGTTTTGAAAATAGAACTTCATGCTTAAAATTTCTATTTCTTGTGTATGGAGATTGTTATATTGCAGATAACACATTATATAGTAATTTTAAAAAGCTATTACAAGATACTATTAGTGTTATTCCAAACACTCAAAAAACTAATGAACTAGGTAGAATTAATCAAATTGATAACTTAGGAATTAGTAAACTTAGAATACGAGGAATGTGGATTATATCTAACCCATTTCACATATTTAAAGACCAGTTAAATTATAATAAAAATAATCAAGAATTCACAGTAGTTAGTTTAATGAAAAAGGAAAAATTTTTATCATTCCCACAAGAAGATAGAGAATCAATTTTAAATGATGAAGATATAATAACCAGTTTTATTAAAATTAAAGATCCTAATGAGGTAGATTCAATGATGGATGCTGTTTTAATAAGGTGGGATAAACTATGA
- the grpE gene encoding nucleotide exchange factor GrpE, with protein MTEEEKIKAETMQDEENIEESSQEENTEQQEEQQEEEKTKEEQLEEQLQLYKDKIQRLQADFENFKKRSEKDRQEFVKYANEGVILAMLEVYEDLERALQVEDDKDLREGVDLIYKKFTKVLEDQGVCEIKTEHEKFDPYKHEALLTENNDDYENNEIIQDLQKGYTLNSKVIRYSKVKVCKK; from the coding sequence ATGACAGAAGAAGAAAAAATCAAAGCAGAAACAATGCAAGATGAAGAAAACATAGAAGAATCCTCACAAGAAGAAAACACAGAACAACAAGAAGAACAACAAGAGGAAGAAAAAACAAAAGAAGAACAACTAGAAGAACAACTACAACTATACAAAGACAAAATACAAAGACTACAAGCAGATTTTGAAAACTTCAAAAAACGCTCAGAAAAAGACAGACAAGAATTTGTCAAATATGCCAATGAAGGAGTAATACTTGCAATGCTGGAGGTATATGAAGATTTAGAACGTGCACTTCAAGTTGAAGATGATAAAGATCTAAGAGAAGGAGTAGATTTAATATACAAGAAATTTACAAAAGTCTTAGAAGATCAAGGTGTTTGTGAAATAAAAACAGAACATGAAAAATTTGACCCATACAAACACGAAGCACTACTAACAGAAAATAATGATGATTATGAAAACAATGAAATCATCCAAGACTTACAAAAAGGATACACTCTAAATTCAAAAGTCATACGATACTCAAAAGTAAAAGTATGCAAAAAATAA
- a CDS encoding bile acid:sodium symporter, whose translation MDEVNKFQTFTILGMVLIGILLGQVDIISMNAEYLITPALMIMLFLVFLQVPISEIGKSFKNIKFTTTAVIINFIITPIVIFILGRTFLSSNPEILIGFIMLMVTPCTDWYLIFTGMAKGNVALGSSILPLNLILQLLLMPIYILLIGGASINIEFIALLKGVIFTLIIPLVAATIIRHILIVRYDDEFFTTKITPKACDFQDYFLDLAIIAMFASQGKILLANLEVLVLLLIPIILFFIITFIIGRIAGRIINLNYSDSAALSLTTMARNSPIALSIAVTSFPDKPLIALALIIGPLIELPVLFIVARVLLIIRSRQDLK comes from the coding sequence ATGGATGAAGTAAATAAATTTCAAACATTTACAATTCTAGGTATGGTTCTTATAGGAATACTACTCGGACAAGTTGACATTATAAGTATGAATGCTGAGTATTTAATTACACCAGCACTTATGATAATGCTATTTCTAGTATTTCTACAAGTTCCAATATCAGAGATTGGAAAATCATTTAAAAATATTAAATTTACAACAACAGCTGTGATAATTAACTTTATTATAACACCAATAGTAATATTCATACTTGGCAGAACATTTCTATCATCAAATCCTGAGATTCTCATAGGATTTATAATGCTTATGGTTACTCCATGTACAGACTGGTATCTAATATTTACTGGAATGGCAAAAGGAAATGTTGCACTAGGATCATCAATTCTACCATTAAATCTTATATTACAACTGCTACTAATGCCCATCTATATCCTACTTATCGGAGGGGCAAGTATTAATATAGAATTTATCGCACTACTAAAAGGTGTAATATTTACACTTATTATACCACTAGTTGCAGCTACAATTATAAGACATATCTTAATAGTAAGATATGATGATGAATTCTTTACAACAAAAATTACACCAAAGGCATGTGATTTTCAGGATTACTTCCTAGATTTAGCAATCATTGCAATGTTTGCATCACAAGGAAAGATACTACTTGCAAACCTGGAAGTGCTAGTTTTACTTCTTATACCAATAATATTATTTTTCATAATAACATTTATTATTGGACGTATTGCAGGGAGAATTATTAATCTCAACTACTCTGATAGTGCAGCATTAAGCCTTACTACAATGGCAAGAAATTCACCCATTGCACTTTCAATTGCTGTTACATCATTTCCTGACAAGCCATTAATTGCACTTGCCCTTATTATAGGACCTTTAATTGAACTTCCAGTACTATTTATTGTAGCACGAGTTCTTCTAATTATAAGATCCAGGCAAGATTTAAAATAG